The genomic interval GACGCGAGCGCCGTGGACGTGGACGACGTGGTCGAGGAGGCGCTCAGCGCCAACCGCAACCTCGCCCTCGGCTCCGACATCGAGCTCAGCGGCGGCGCGTCCTCCGGCCTGCAGGTCTACGGCTCCACGACGATGCTCACCACGGCGCTGTCGAACCTGATCTCCAACGCGATCGCCTACTCGCCCGAGGGGACCCGTGTGGGCGTCTCGGTGCGCCGCGACAGCGGCATGGTCGAGATCGCCGTGAAGGACCAGGGCATCGGCATCTCCAAGGAGGACCTCGAGAGGGTCTTCGAGCGCTTCTTCCGCGTGGACCGCGCCCGCTCCCGCTCCACGGGCGGCACGGGCCTGGGCCTCGCGATCGTCAAACACATCGCCACCGACCACGGGGGCGAGGTCACCGCCTGGTCGATGGAGGGCCAGGGATCCACGTTCGTGCTGCGCATCCCCGAGATGGGACGCACCGACGCGGTCACGGTGGGCCAGGGCGGCAGACCTGCGGCGGAGGAGACCTGATCCTCCACGCCGCTCCGGACGTCGTCGGCCCCGCCGACGCGTCAGCCTCTGTATCATCCATCCAGCGCGGCGCCGCCGCACGAGAGAGAGGACGCCGATGACGCGGATCCTGATCGTCGAGGACGAGGAGTCGTTCTCCGACCCCCTCGCCTACTCCCTGCGCAAGGAGGGGTACGAGGTCGCCGTCGCCGGCACCGGCAACGAGGCGCTGCGGATCTTCTCGACCCACGGCGCGGACCTCGTCCTGCTGGACCTCATGCTCCCCGGCATCGGCGGCACCGAGGTGTGCCGCGAGATCCGCCGCACCTCGAGCGTCCCGGTCATCATGCTCACGGCCAAGGACGACGAGTTCGACAAGGTCCTCGGGCTCGAGCTCGGGGCCGACGACTACGTCACCAAGCCCTACTCCTCGCGCGAGCTGCTGGCCCGCATCAAGGCCGTGCTGCGCCGCGGTCAGGACACCGGCGAGGACGAGGAGGACGTGACCCTGCGCGCGGGCGGCATCGAGATGGATGTCGAGCGCCATGTGGTGACGGTGCGCGGCGAGGACGTCTCGCTGCCCCTCAAGGAGTTCGAGCTGCTCGAGCTGCTGCTGCGCAACGTGGACCGCGTGCTCACCCGCGGACAGCTCATCGACCGGGTGTGGGGCGCGAACTACGTGGGCGACACGAAGACCCTCGATGTCCACGTCAAGCGCCTGCGCGCGAAGATCGAGCCCGACCCGAAGAACCCCGTGCACCTGGTGACGGTAAGGGGCCTGGGCTACAAGTTCGAGGCCCTCGAGCGCTGAGCCCCGGAGCGCTCAGCGAGCCTCCCCCGCACATGGATCGGGGCGCCCACCAGGAGGTGGGCGCCCCGATCCGTCTGTCTGCTGGGTGGCGCGGCGCGCGGGCCGGGTCAGCCCTCGCCGGAGCCCGAGCCGCCGTCCGAGGAGCCTCCGTCGGACGAGCCGCCGTCCGAGGCGCCGCCGTCGGACGCCGAGCTGCCGGAGCTCTTGTAGTACGCGAGGCTCGTGTCGGTGACCGGCATCGTCTCGGTGCGCTTCTGGCCGTCGACGCTCATCGTCAGCTCCATGGTCTTGCCCGCGGCGACGGGGAAGTCGTCCACGCCCACCTCTGCGGGCGAGGACTCCTCGGGGTCCTGATCCTTCTGGAGGCTCTTGGGCTCGATCTGGACCGTGGTGTTCGCGGCGACCTTCACGCGCTGCGAGAAGACGACCGCGCCCTCGTAGGTGCCCTCGAGCGTCACGGTCGCGTCCTCGTCGGTGTAGTTGACGACCGAGGCGAGGAGCTCGCCGCGCTGGGAGTCGTCCACGATGACGATCGCGTTGCGCACGCCGAAGGTGAAGTTCTTCGAGGAGTCCTGGAGGCTGACGTTGGTGCCGTCGGCCGCCTGGTAGAAGTCGTGCGTCTGCACCGGGTTCATGTAGCTGCAGCCGGTCGCGCCGACGGACAGCGCCACGGCGGCGACGGTGAGGGCGAGGCGGGTGCGACGCAGGGACTTCACGGGGACTCCTGTTCATGTCCGTCCGGAGGGGCGACCGGACGGGAAAAGGGATCGGGGACGCCGCGCCGGAGGGCGACGCCGTACCGGTCCAGGGTAGCGCACCTCGGGCCTGTCACCGGGCACGACGAGCCCCGCGGGCGCGTGATCCCGGGCATGCGGGAGGCACCCCGGTCCGCGGGCTCGGCCGACGTGTCGGCCTGCGACTCGCACCCGCTCCGACCTGCGCTTCCGTCGAGCGGCGGCGAATTGTATCAGACGCTCCCGTGATAGACTCATAGGCAGGAAAGGGGCCATACACATGAACTTTGCCGTCGGCGAGACCGTCGTCTACCCGCACCACGGAGCAGCGCTGATCGAGGAGGTCAAGAGCCGCACCATCAAGGGCGAGGAGCGCACCTATCTCAAGCTGAAGGTGGCCCAGGGGGATCTCACCATCGAGGTGCCGGCCGACAACGTCGACCTGGTCGGCGTCCGCGACGTGGTGGACAAGGAGGGACTCGAGGAGGTCTTCGACGTGCTGCGCCAGCCGTACACGGAGGAGCCCACCAACTGGTCCCGCCGCTACAAGGCGAACGTCGAGAAGCTCGCCTCGGGGGATGTCAAGAAGGTCGCCGAGGTCGTGCGCGACCTCTGGCGTCGCGATCAGGACCGCGGCCTCTCGGCCGGGGAGAAGCGGATGCTCGCCAAGGCGCGGCAGATCCTGGTCTCCGAGCTCGCGCTCGCGGAGAAGACCGACGAGACCAAGGCCGAATCAATCCTCGACGAGGTCCTCGCCTCCTGATCGATCGTTGATCGACCGACCGTCGCGCCCTGCGGGGCGGGAGGTCATCGCCGCGGCCCCGGACGGATCCCGTCCGGGGCCGCGGCGCGTCCTGCGTCCGCGAGGTCCGGGCCCGGCCCCGTCCCGAGCCCGTGCCAGGACGAGGGATCCGGGACGACGGGCGGGTCCACCCCTCGGACCCTCTGGTCGTCGGGCCTCGCGCGTGCCAGGATGGTGACCTGCGCCACACGGCGCGGGGTCCGGCGCCGCCCGGACCGCGGGCCCGGGTTCGAAGGAAGGGAGCGTCCGTGCGCACCATCGCAGTCGTCAGCGGTTCCGGCGTCACCGCCTCCGCACATCTGGCCCGCCAGGTCCGCGAGCACCTCGCGCACCGGGGCATCCAGGCGCACGTCCTGCCCACCACGGTGATGGACATGCTCTCCCAGGACTTCCACGCCGACCTCATCATCGCGACCGTCGAGATCCCGCAGAGCCTGCGCATCCCCGTGGTCTCCGGGATGCCACTGCTGCTGGAGACGGACCCCCAGGTGGTCTTCGACGACGTCGAGCGCCTGCTCGCGCGCCCCTCCCCCGTGCGCCCGGCCCGCCATCGCCCGCCGGGGCGCCCTGTGCCCGGTCGCCCCGGGGCTCCCCAGCGCCGCACCCCGTGACCGCCTGACGACCGGGAGTGCACCCTCGCGCAGATCTGCGTACTGTCCGTGCAGGGGCAAGGATCCTCGTCGTCCCGAGCCCGATCCGCCGGCGCGCCGCACCCCGCGCGCCCCGTGCGGGCGGCAGCACGACGACTCCGGCCCCTCCCGCCCGTCCGTCGTCGACCCCTTCCGGAGACCCCATGTCCGCCACTGACACGCCCCAGCCCGTCCTCGCCGCCGAGGACGTCGAGTCCGCCGCCGCGCGCCTGGACGGCATCGTGCGCCGCACCCCCGTGCACCTGAGCGAGCGGCTGAGCGCGATCGCGGGCGTACCGGTCTGGCTCAAGCGGGAGGACCTCCAGGTGGTGCGCTCCTACAAGCTGCGCGGCGCCTACCTGTTCATGGACTCCCTGGACGGTCCGTCCCGCACCGCGGGCGTGGTCGCCGCGAGCGCCGGCAACCACGCCCAGGGCGTCGCCTACGCGTGCCAGGCCCTCGGCATCGACGGCCGCATCTACGTCCCCGGCACCACGCCCCGCCAGAAGCGCGATCGCATCACGACGCTCGGAGGCGACCGGGTCGAGCTGATCCTCATCGGCGACACCTTCGACGACGCCGCCGAGGCCGCGGCCGACGACGCCCGGCGCACGGGCGCCACCATGGTCCCGCCCTTCGACCACCCCCAGATCATGGCGGGCCAGGGCACCGTCGCCCTCGAGGCGCTCATCGACATCCGCGAGAACCACGGCCAGGACATCTCCACCGTCGTGCTGCCCGTGGGCGGCGGCGGGCTGCTGGGCGGGTGCGGCACCTGGCTGCGGGAGCGCGAGCCCTCGGTGCGCGTGGTCGCGGTCGAGCCCGCGGGCGCGGTCTCGATGGCGGCGGCCCTGCGCCATGGCGGTCCCGTGACCCTGCACGATCTGGACCGCTTCGTGGACGGCGCGGCCGTGCGCCGCGTGGGCGCGGAGACCCTGCGCGCGGCCCAGGCCATCGGGCCGGACCTCGTCGCGGTGGACGAGGGCGCCGTGTGCACCGAGATGCTCGCGCTCTACCAGACCGATGGGATCATCGCCGAGCCCGCGGGCGCGCTGGCCGCGGCGGCCGTGGCGACGGGTCTCGTGCGGCCCGACGGCGCCGACGAGGCCGAGGCGATCGGCACCGAGGCGCACGACGCCCCGAGCGCGCAGGGCGACTCGGGCGACGGCATCCTGGTCGTCGTCTCCGGAGGGAACAACGACGTCTCGCGCTACAACGAGGTCGTCGAGCGCTCCCTCGTCCACGAGGGCCTCAAGCACTACTTCCTGGTCACCTTCGCGCAGGAGCCGGGAGCGCTGCGGCGCTTCCTGGACCAGGTGCTCGGGCAGGACGACGACATCGTCCTGTTCGACTACATCAAGCGCAACAACCGGGAGGAGGGGCCCGCGCTCGTCGGGATCGAGCTCGGCGCGAAGGAGAACTTCGAGCCCCTGCTCTCGCGGATGGCCGCCTCGAACATGCAGATCGAGCGCATCGACCCCGACGACCCGATCTACCGCTACCTCACCTGAGGCGCGGCGCCTGAGGGGCGGCACCTGAGGCGCGACCGGCCGCGCACGACGGAGGCCGCATCCCCCGAGCGGGAATGCGGCCTCGTTCGTCTGCGTGAGCGCCGGCCCGGTCCTGCCGAGCTCAGCTCTCCCGGGCTCAGCCCTCCGAGGAGGACCCGGCGGCGTCCGCGCCGTTCGCGGCGTCGCGGGCCTCGACGGCCGAGCGCACGATGTCCTCGAGCGACTTCTCGCTCTTCCAGCTGAGCGTCTCGCGGATGCGGTCGGTCGAGCAGATGAGGCGCGCCGGATCGCCGGGGCGGCGCTCGCCGAGGCGCGGCTCGATCTCGATGCCCTTGACCTTCGCGATCGCGTCGATCACCTCGAGGACGCTCGAGCCCGTGCCGGTGCCGACGTTGAACACGTGGTGCGGACGGTCGTCGCCGCGGAGGTAGTCGAGCGCGGCGACGTGCGCCTCGGCGAGGTCCAGGACGTGCACGTAGTCGCGGATGCAGGTGCCGTCGGGGGTGTCGTAGTCGTCGCCGAACACCGTCGGCACGTCCCCGCGGTCCAGAGCGTCCAGGATGATCGGCACCAGGTTCATCACCAGGGTGTCGGCGAGCTCGGGCCAGCCGGCACCCGCGACGTTGAAGTAGCGCAGTGCGACGGTGCGCATGTCGTGGGCGCGCTCGGCGTCGGCCAGCATCCACTCCCCCACGTACTTCGTGGCGCCGTAGGGGTTGATGGGCCGCGGCTCGAGATCCTCGGTCACGGAGTACACGTCGGGCATGCCGTAGACGGCCGCGGAGGAGGAGAACACGACGTCGCGCACCTTGGCCTTCGCGCAGGCGGCGAGCACGTTGGCGAGCCCGCCCACGTTGTCGTGCCAGTACATCTCCGGGTTCGCGACGGACTCGCCGACCTGCTTGTGGGCGGCGAAGTGGATCACGGAGTCCGCGCCGGAGCTGGTGAGGTGGAAGGCGAGGCGGTCCACGGCATCCTTGCTCGTCACGTCGAGCTCGACGAGGTCGGCGCCCTCCGTGCGCGAGCGGAAGCCCGTGGAGAGGTCGTCGACCACGACCACCTGCTCGCCCTTCTCCAGCAGGAGTCGCACCACGTGCGACCCGATGTACCCGGCACCACCGATCACGAGAGTCGTCATGCCCCGAGCGTAACCGGTGGTCCTGCGCACGGACGACGGCGGCGCGCGCCGAGGTCAGCTCCAGGACTGGGCGAGCGGCTTGCCCTCGGCGTAGCCGCTCGCGCTCTGCAGGCCGACGACGGCCCGCTCGCGGAACGCCTCGAGGTCGCCCGCGCCCGCGTAGGTGCACGAGGAGCGCACGCCCGCGGTGATCTCGTCGAGCAGGTCCTCGACGCTGCCCGCACCGTCGGCCAGGTACATGCGGGAGGAGGAGATGCCCTCCTCGAACAGGGACTTCCGGGCGCGTGCGAAGGCGTCCTCGGCCGCCGTGCGCGAGCTGACGGCGCGCTTGGAGGCCATGCCGAAGCTCTCCTTGTACGCGCGGCCCCGCTCGTCGACGTGGAGATCGCCGGGCGATTCGAAGGTGCCGGCGAACCACGAACCGACCATCACGTTGGACGCGCCCGCGGCGAGCGCGAGGGCGACGTCGCGCGGGTGGCGCACCCCGCCGTCGGCCCAGATCCGCGCGCCGAGCTCGCGGGCGGCGCTCGCGCACTCGAGGACCGCGGAGAACTGTGGGCGGCCGACGCCCGTCATCATCCGGGTCGTGCACATGGCGCCCGGACCGACGCCCACCTTGACGATGTCGGCGCCGGCCTCGATCAGGTCCCGCGTGGCCTCGGCGGTGACGACGTTGCCGGCGACGATGCGCACGCTCGTCGACCCGCGCGGGCCGACGGCCTCGCGGGCGGCGCGCAGCGCCTCGAGCATGCGGTCCTGGTGGCCGTGCGCCGTGTCCAGGACGAGCACGTCGGCTCCGGCGTCGACGAGCGCGCGGGCGCGGGCGGCGACGTCGGCGTTGATGCCGATCGCGACGGCGATCCGCAGGCGCCCCTCGGCATCGAGGGCGGGCGTGTAGATGGTCGAGCGCAGCACACCGCGCGCGGTGAGCACGCCGCGCAGGGAGCCGTCGTCCTCGAGCACGAGGGCGGCCTCGTGGTGGGTCGCGGCGATGCGCGCATGCAGGGGCGCGGGCTCGCCGGCGGCCTCCTGGGCGCTCAGGCGCAGCACGTCGGTGCTGACCACGTCGCCCACGGCGGTGAAGGCGTCGCGGCCGGAGAGCTCCTCGGCGGAGACGACGCCGAGCGGGAGGCCGTCGGCCCCCACGACCACGACGATGCCGTGGGCGCGCTTGGGCATGAGGGC from Brachybacterium kimchii carries:
- a CDS encoding response regulator transcription factor; amino-acid sequence: MTRILIVEDEESFSDPLAYSLRKEGYEVAVAGTGNEALRIFSTHGADLVLLDLMLPGIGGTEVCREIRRTSSVPVIMLTAKDDEFDKVLGLELGADDYVTKPYSSRELLARIKAVLRRGQDTGEDEEDVTLRAGGIEMDVERHVVTVRGEDVSLPLKEFELLELLLRNVDRVLTRGQLIDRVWGANYVGDTKTLDVHVKRLRAKIEPDPKNPVHLVTVRGLGYKFEALER
- a CDS encoding CarD family transcriptional regulator is translated as MNFAVGETVVYPHHGAALIEEVKSRTIKGEERTYLKLKVAQGDLTIEVPADNVDLVGVRDVVDKEGLEEVFDVLRQPYTEEPTNWSRRYKANVEKLASGDVKKVAEVVRDLWRRDQDRGLSAGEKRMLAKARQILVSELALAEKTDETKAESILDEVLAS
- a CDS encoding PTS lactose transporter subunit IIB is translated as MRTIAVVSGSGVTASAHLARQVREHLAHRGIQAHVLPTTVMDMLSQDFHADLIIATVEIPQSLRIPVVSGMPLLLETDPQVVFDDVERLLARPSPVRPARHRPPGRPVPGRPGAPQRRTP
- the ilvA gene encoding threonine ammonia-lyase IlvA, encoding MSATDTPQPVLAAEDVESAAARLDGIVRRTPVHLSERLSAIAGVPVWLKREDLQVVRSYKLRGAYLFMDSLDGPSRTAGVVAASAGNHAQGVAYACQALGIDGRIYVPGTTPRQKRDRITTLGGDRVELILIGDTFDDAAEAAADDARRTGATMVPPFDHPQIMAGQGTVALEALIDIRENHGQDISTVVLPVGGGGLLGGCGTWLREREPSVRVVAVEPAGAVSMAAALRHGGPVTLHDLDRFVDGAAVRRVGAETLRAAQAIGPDLVAVDEGAVCTEMLALYQTDGIIAEPAGALAAAAVATGLVRPDGADEAEAIGTEAHDAPSAQGDSGDGILVVVSGGNNDVSRYNEVVERSLVHEGLKHYFLVTFAQEPGALRRFLDQVLGQDDDIVLFDYIKRNNREEGPALVGIELGAKENFEPLLSRMAASNMQIERIDPDDPIYRYLT
- the galE gene encoding UDP-glucose 4-epimerase GalE, with amino-acid sequence MTTLVIGGAGYIGSHVVRLLLEKGEQVVVVDDLSTGFRSRTEGADLVELDVTSKDAVDRLAFHLTSSGADSVIHFAAHKQVGESVANPEMYWHDNVGGLANVLAACAKAKVRDVVFSSSAAVYGMPDVYSVTEDLEPRPINPYGATKYVGEWMLADAERAHDMRTVALRYFNVAGAGWPELADTLVMNLVPIILDALDRGDVPTVFGDDYDTPDGTCIRDYVHVLDLAEAHVAALDYLRGDDRPHHVFNVGTGTGSSVLEVIDAIAKVKGIEIEPRLGERRPGDPARLICSTDRIRETLSWKSEKSLEDIVRSAVEARDAANGADAAGSSSEG
- a CDS encoding GuaB1 family IMP dehydrogenase-related protein, with amino-acid sequence MRLIHTPQTDLTYDDCFFLPSLSSIGSRFEVDLGSDDGTGTTIPLVAANMTAVSGRRMAETMARRGGLAVLPQDLPAERVEDIVRSVKRRDPLVDHALTLEAHGTIGQARALMPKRAHGIVVVVGADGLPLGVVSAEELSGRDAFTAVGDVVSTDVLRLSAQEAAGEPAPLHARIAATHHEAALVLEDDGSLRGVLTARGVLRSTIYTPALDAEGRLRIAVAIGINADVAARARALVDAGADVLVLDTAHGHQDRMLEALRAAREAVGPRGSTSVRIVAGNVVTAEATRDLIEAGADIVKVGVGPGAMCTTRMMTGVGRPQFSAVLECASAARELGARIWADGGVRHPRDVALALAAGASNVMVGSWFAGTFESPGDLHVDERGRAYKESFGMASKRAVSSRTAAEDAFARARKSLFEEGISSSRMYLADGAGSVEDLLDEITAGVRSSCTYAGAGDLEAFRERAVVGLQSASGYAEGKPLAQSWS